One region of Trachemys scripta elegans isolate TJP31775 chromosome 8, CAS_Tse_1.0, whole genome shotgun sequence genomic DNA includes:
- the RC3H1 gene encoding roquin-1 isoform X1: protein MPVQAPQWTDFLSCPICTQTFDETIRKPISLGCGHTVCKMCLNKLHRKACPFDQTTINTDIDLLPVNSALLQLVGAQVPEQQPITLCSGAEDTKHYEEAKKCVEELALYLKPLSNARGVGLNSTTQSVLSRPMQRKLVTLVHCQLVEEEGRIRAMRAARSLGERTVTELILQHQNPQQLSSNLWAAVRARGCQFLGPAMQEEALKLVLLALEDGSALSRKVLVLFVVQRLEPRFPQASKTSIGHVVQLLYRASCFKVTKRDEDSSLMQLKEEFRTYEALRREHDSQIVQIAMEAGLRIAPDQWSSLLYGDQSHKSHMQSIIDKLQTPASFAQSVQELTIALQRTGDPANLNRLRPHLELLANIDPSPDAPPPTWEQLENGLVAVRTVVHGLVDYIQNHSKKGTDQQQPPQHSKYKTYMCRDMKQRGGCPRGASCTFAHSQEELEKFRKMNKRLVPRRPLSASLGQLNEVGLPSAAILSDEGAVDLPSRKSSALPNGIVSTGSTVTQLISRGTDSGYDSALKPGKIDHLSSSAPGSPPDLLESVPKSSISALPVNPHPVPPRGPTDLPPMSKQLQMVPRGSQLYPAQQGDVFYQDPRGSAPPFEPSPYPQGVYYPPQSSQCMSRFVRPPPSAPEPGGPYLDHYPPYLQDRMVNSQYGTQPQQYPPMGQPMYQHYESRRVYPSAQPYQREEIVRGSPVPIDIPHGAAPPYVPESRDRYQQVEGYYPVGPHLNQIRPYHREPYNRLPPPSQTHPSLDELHRRRKEIMAQLEERKVISPPPFAPSPTLTHPFHPEEVFVFVQYSDEDLKVAGKYKGNDYSQYSPWSCDTIGSYIGTKDAKPKDVVAAGSVEMANIDSKGMRDQRLDLQRRAAEAGDDDLIPFGDRPTVSRFGAISRTSKTMYQSSGPMQAMAVQGASTKSINISDYSPYGTHGGWGASPYSPHQNIPSQGRFSDRERLSMSDVASHGKPLPSAERDQQLRLELQQLNHQISQQTQLRGLEAVNNRLLLQREATTLAGQPQPPPHKWPAMISSEQLSMELHQVEREIGKRTRELSMETQSSLDMKSNLGTNKQTENGQLEPQSKVPAEDLTLTFSDVPNGSVLTQENISLLSNKTTSLNLSEDPEGGGDHQDSQRTGVAPTSSP, encoded by the exons ATGCCTGTACAAGCTCCACAATGGACGGATTTTCTCTCCTGCCCGATTTGCACACAAACTTTTGATGAAACGATCCGGAAGCCCATCAGCTTGGGCTGCGGCCACACTGTCTGCAAGATGTGCCTCAACAAGCTCCACCGTAAGGCATGCCCCTTCGACCAGACCACTATCAATACAGATATTGATCTCCTCCCTGTGAACTCAGCCTTGTTGCAGCTAGTGGGTGCTCAG GTTCCTGAGCAGCAGCCAATTACTTTGTGCAGTGGAGCAGAAGACACCAAACATTATGAGGAGGCCAAGAAATGTGTGGAAGAACTAGCATTGTACCTCAAACCACTCAGCAATGCAAGAG GTGTGGGTCTGAACAGTACCACTCAGAGTGTGCTAAGTCGCCCCATGCAGAGGAAGCTTGTAACGCTAGTTCACTGCCAGCTAGTAGAGGAAGAAGGGCGGATCAGGGCCATGCGTGCAGCACGGTCACTGGGTGAAAGAACAGTCACAGAGCTCATTCTTCAACATCAAAATCCCCAGCAACTCTCTTCCAACCTCTGGGCTGCAGTGAGGGCCAGGGGCTGCCAGTTCCTTGGGCCAG CAATGCAAGAGGAAGCACTGAAGCTGGTTCTGCTGGCTCTGGAAGATGGATCTGCTTTGTCACGAAAGGTCTTGGTTCTCTTTGTGGTGCAGAGATTGGAGCCACGATTTCCTCAAGCTTCTAAAACCAGCATTGGGCATGTTGTCCAGCTTCTTTACAGAGCCTCCTGCTTCAAG GTGACTAAACGTGATGAGGACTCCTCCCTGATGCAGTTGAAGGAGGAGTTTCGTACCTATGAAGCTCTGCGAAGGGAACATGATTCCCAGATTGTGCAGATTGCCATGGAAGCAGGTTTACGCATTGCACCGGATCAGTGGTCCTCGCTGCTATACGGAGATCAGTCCCACAAATCCCACATGCAGTCCATCATTGACAAG TTGCAGACCCCAGCCTCATTTGCACAGAGTGTTCAAGAACTAACCATTGCTCTCCAGAGGACTGGAGACCCAGCCAACCTGAACCGGCTTCGACCTCACCTAGAGCTCTTGGCAAATATTGACCCTAGTCCAG atgccccacccccaacatggGAACAACTAGAAAATGGATTAGTTGCTGTGAGGACAGTGGTACATGGACTAGTTGATTACATACAGAATCACAGCAAGAAAGGAACAGATCAGCAGCAG CCTCCTCAACACAGCAAGTATAAGACATACATGTGCCGAGACATGAAGCAGAGAGGAGGGTGTCCCCGTGGAGCCAGCTGCACCTTCGCACATTCACAGGAGGAATTAGAAAA ATTTCGTAAAATGAACAAACGCCTGGTTCCCAGAAGACCCCTGAGTGCCTCCTTGGGCCAGCTAAATGAGGTGGGCCTGCCTTCAGCAGCTATCCTCTCGGATGAAGGGGCAGTGGACTTGCCCAGTAGAAAATCCTCTGCCTTGCCGAATGGGATTGTGTCTACGGGCAGCACAGTGACGCAGCTTATCTCCCGAGGGACCGACTCCGGCTATGATTCTGCTCTGAAGCCAGGGAAGATCGACCACCTTAGCAGCAGTGCCCCTGGATCCCCTCCTGACTT GCTGGAGTCTGTCCCCAAGAGCTCTATTTCTGCCTTACCAGTGAACCCCCACCCTGTGCCCCCGAGAGGACCTACAGACCTGCCTCCAATGTCCAAGCAACTCCAAATGGTACCACGAGGGTCACAGTTGTATCCTGCTCAACAGGGAGATGTGTTTTATCAGGATCCTAGAGGATCTGCCCCACCATTTGAGCCATCACCTTATCCACAAG GTGTGTACTATCCTCCTCAGTCCTCACAGTGCATGTCTCGTTTTGTTCGACCTCCACCATCTGCTCCTGAACCTGGTGGTCCTTACTTAGACCATTACCCACCCTACCTTCAGGATCGTATGGTGAATTCGCAGTACGGCACACAGCCACAGCAGTATCCTCCCATGGGACAACCTATGTACCAACATTATGAGAGCCGGCGTGTGTACCCCTCTGCCCAACCATACCAGCGGGAAGAGATTGTCCGAGGAAGCCCTGTGCCCATTGACATTCCACATGGAGCTGCACCTCCCTACGTACCTGAATCCAGAGACCGATACCAGCAAGTGGAGGGTTATTATCCCGTGGGTCCACATCTCAATCAGATCAGACCATACCACAGA GAGCCTTATAACCGACTTCCACCTCCATCTCAAACCCATCCCAGCCTGGATGAGCTTCATCGCCGAAGGAAGGAAATCATGGCCCAGTTAGAAGAAAGGAAGGTGATCTCCCCACCTCCCTTTGCACCATCACCAACTTTGACTCACCCCTTCCACCCAGAGGAG gtttttgtttttgtacagtACTCGGATGAAGACCTGAAGGTAGCTGGGAAATACAAAGGAAATGATTATAGCCAGTACTCTCCTTGGTCGTGTGACACCATTGGCTCCTACATTGGAACCAAAGATGCAAAACCCAAAGATGTTGTGGCAGCAGGGAGTGTAGAGATGGCG AACATAGATAGTAAAGGCATGCGTGACCAGCGGTTGGActtacagagaagggcagcagaaGCTGGGGACGATGACCTCATCCCATTTGGTGACCGGCCAACTGTGTCAAGGTTTGGGGCCATCTCACGTACTTCCAAAACGATGTACCAGAGTTCTGGCCCCATGCAGGCCATGGCGGTACAGGGAGCTTCCACCAAATCTATCAACATTTCAG ATTACAGTCCGTATGGAACTCATGGCGGCTGGGGAGCTTCTCCATATTCACCCCACCAAAACATACCTTCTCAGGGACGCTTCAGTGACAG GGAGAGATTGTCCATGTCAGATGTGGCCAGTCACGGGAAACCCTTGCCGTCAGCTGAGAGGGACCAGCAGCTCAGGCTGGAACTGCAGCAACTAAACCATCAGATCAGCCAGCAGACGCAGTTACGAGGACTGGAG GCTGTTAATAACAGGCTGCTGTTGCAGAGGGAGGCGACCACCCTGGCAGGCCAGCCACAGCCGCCACCTCATAAATGGCCTGCAATGATCTCAAGTGAACAGCTGAGTATGGAACTGCACCAGGTGGAAAGGGAAATCGGGAAGAGAACCCGTGAGCTGAGCATG GAGACCCAGTCTTCACTGGACATGAAAAGCAACCTGGGCACCAATAAACAGACAGAAAATGGACAACTAGAACCACAAAGCAAGGTTCCAGCTGAGGACCTCACACTGACATTCAG TGATGTTCCAAATGGATCAGTCTTGACACAAGAGAACATCAGCCTCCTGTCAAACAAGACCACATCTCTGAACCTGTCAGAGGACCCAGAGGGGGGAGGAGACCATCAGGACTCCCAGAGAACAGGAGTTGCACCCACCTCTTCTCCATGA
- the RC3H1 gene encoding roquin-1 isoform X3 yields MPVQAPQWTDFLSCPICTQTFDETIRKPISLGCGHTVCKMCLNKLHRKACPFDQTTINTDIDLLPVNSALLQLVGAQVPEQQPITLCSGAEDTKHYEEAKKCVEELALYLKPLSNARGVGLNSTTQSVLSRPMQRKLVTLVHCQLVEEEGRIRAMRAARSLGERTVTELILQHQNPQQLSSNLWAAVRARGCQFLGPAMQEEALKLVLLALEDGSALSRKVLVLFVVQRLEPRFPQASKTSIGHVVQLLYRASCFKVTKRDEDSSLMQLKEEFRTYEALRREHDSQIVQIAMEAGLRIAPDQWSSLLYGDQSHKSHMQSIIDKLQTPASFAQSVQELTIALQRTGDPANLNRLRPHLELLANIDPSPDAPPPTWEQLENGLVAVRTVVHGLVDYIQNHSKKGTDQQQPPQHSKYKTYMCRDMKQRGGCPRGASCTFAHSQEELEKFRKMNKRLVPRRPLSASLGQLNEVGLPSAAILSDEGAVDLPSRKSSALPNGIVSTGSTVTQLISRGTDSGYDSALKPGKIDHLSSSAPGSPPDLLESVPKSSISALPVNPHPVPPRGPTDLPPMSKQLQMVPRGSQLYPAQQGDVFYQDPRGSAPPFEPSPYPQGVYYPPQSSQCMSRFVRPPPSAPEPGGPYLDHYPPYLQDRMVNSQYGTQPQQYPPMGQPMYQHYESRRVYPSAQPYQREEIVRGSPVPIDIPHGAAPPYVPESRDRYQQVEGYYPVGPHLNQIRPYHREPYNRLPPPSQTHPSLDELHRRRKEIMAQLEERKVISPPPFAPSPTLTHPFHPEEYSDEDLKVAGKYKGNDYSQYSPWSCDTIGSYIGTKDAKPKDVVAAGSVEMANIDSKGMRDQRLDLQRRAAEAGDDDLIPFGDRPTVSRFGAISRTSKTMYQSSGPMQAMAVQGASTKSINISDYSPYGTHGGWGASPYSPHQNIPSQGRFSDRERLSMSDVASHGKPLPSAERDQQLRLELQQLNHQISQQTQLRGLEAVNNRLLLQREATTLAGQPQPPPHKWPAMISSEQLSMELHQVEREIGKRTRELSMETQSSLDMKSNLGTNKQTENGQLEPQSKVPAEDLTLTFSDVPNGSVLTQENISLLSNKTTSLNLSEDPEGGGDHQDSQRTGVAPTSSP; encoded by the exons ATGCCTGTACAAGCTCCACAATGGACGGATTTTCTCTCCTGCCCGATTTGCACACAAACTTTTGATGAAACGATCCGGAAGCCCATCAGCTTGGGCTGCGGCCACACTGTCTGCAAGATGTGCCTCAACAAGCTCCACCGTAAGGCATGCCCCTTCGACCAGACCACTATCAATACAGATATTGATCTCCTCCCTGTGAACTCAGCCTTGTTGCAGCTAGTGGGTGCTCAG GTTCCTGAGCAGCAGCCAATTACTTTGTGCAGTGGAGCAGAAGACACCAAACATTATGAGGAGGCCAAGAAATGTGTGGAAGAACTAGCATTGTACCTCAAACCACTCAGCAATGCAAGAG GTGTGGGTCTGAACAGTACCACTCAGAGTGTGCTAAGTCGCCCCATGCAGAGGAAGCTTGTAACGCTAGTTCACTGCCAGCTAGTAGAGGAAGAAGGGCGGATCAGGGCCATGCGTGCAGCACGGTCACTGGGTGAAAGAACAGTCACAGAGCTCATTCTTCAACATCAAAATCCCCAGCAACTCTCTTCCAACCTCTGGGCTGCAGTGAGGGCCAGGGGCTGCCAGTTCCTTGGGCCAG CAATGCAAGAGGAAGCACTGAAGCTGGTTCTGCTGGCTCTGGAAGATGGATCTGCTTTGTCACGAAAGGTCTTGGTTCTCTTTGTGGTGCAGAGATTGGAGCCACGATTTCCTCAAGCTTCTAAAACCAGCATTGGGCATGTTGTCCAGCTTCTTTACAGAGCCTCCTGCTTCAAG GTGACTAAACGTGATGAGGACTCCTCCCTGATGCAGTTGAAGGAGGAGTTTCGTACCTATGAAGCTCTGCGAAGGGAACATGATTCCCAGATTGTGCAGATTGCCATGGAAGCAGGTTTACGCATTGCACCGGATCAGTGGTCCTCGCTGCTATACGGAGATCAGTCCCACAAATCCCACATGCAGTCCATCATTGACAAG TTGCAGACCCCAGCCTCATTTGCACAGAGTGTTCAAGAACTAACCATTGCTCTCCAGAGGACTGGAGACCCAGCCAACCTGAACCGGCTTCGACCTCACCTAGAGCTCTTGGCAAATATTGACCCTAGTCCAG atgccccacccccaacatggGAACAACTAGAAAATGGATTAGTTGCTGTGAGGACAGTGGTACATGGACTAGTTGATTACATACAGAATCACAGCAAGAAAGGAACAGATCAGCAGCAG CCTCCTCAACACAGCAAGTATAAGACATACATGTGCCGAGACATGAAGCAGAGAGGAGGGTGTCCCCGTGGAGCCAGCTGCACCTTCGCACATTCACAGGAGGAATTAGAAAA ATTTCGTAAAATGAACAAACGCCTGGTTCCCAGAAGACCCCTGAGTGCCTCCTTGGGCCAGCTAAATGAGGTGGGCCTGCCTTCAGCAGCTATCCTCTCGGATGAAGGGGCAGTGGACTTGCCCAGTAGAAAATCCTCTGCCTTGCCGAATGGGATTGTGTCTACGGGCAGCACAGTGACGCAGCTTATCTCCCGAGGGACCGACTCCGGCTATGATTCTGCTCTGAAGCCAGGGAAGATCGACCACCTTAGCAGCAGTGCCCCTGGATCCCCTCCTGACTT GCTGGAGTCTGTCCCCAAGAGCTCTATTTCTGCCTTACCAGTGAACCCCCACCCTGTGCCCCCGAGAGGACCTACAGACCTGCCTCCAATGTCCAAGCAACTCCAAATGGTACCACGAGGGTCACAGTTGTATCCTGCTCAACAGGGAGATGTGTTTTATCAGGATCCTAGAGGATCTGCCCCACCATTTGAGCCATCACCTTATCCACAAG GTGTGTACTATCCTCCTCAGTCCTCACAGTGCATGTCTCGTTTTGTTCGACCTCCACCATCTGCTCCTGAACCTGGTGGTCCTTACTTAGACCATTACCCACCCTACCTTCAGGATCGTATGGTGAATTCGCAGTACGGCACACAGCCACAGCAGTATCCTCCCATGGGACAACCTATGTACCAACATTATGAGAGCCGGCGTGTGTACCCCTCTGCCCAACCATACCAGCGGGAAGAGATTGTCCGAGGAAGCCCTGTGCCCATTGACATTCCACATGGAGCTGCACCTCCCTACGTACCTGAATCCAGAGACCGATACCAGCAAGTGGAGGGTTATTATCCCGTGGGTCCACATCTCAATCAGATCAGACCATACCACAGA GAGCCTTATAACCGACTTCCACCTCCATCTCAAACCCATCCCAGCCTGGATGAGCTTCATCGCCGAAGGAAGGAAATCATGGCCCAGTTAGAAGAAAGGAAGGTGATCTCCCCACCTCCCTTTGCACCATCACCAACTTTGACTCACCCCTTCCACCCAGAGGAG tACTCGGATGAAGACCTGAAGGTAGCTGGGAAATACAAAGGAAATGATTATAGCCAGTACTCTCCTTGGTCGTGTGACACCATTGGCTCCTACATTGGAACCAAAGATGCAAAACCCAAAGATGTTGTGGCAGCAGGGAGTGTAGAGATGGCG AACATAGATAGTAAAGGCATGCGTGACCAGCGGTTGGActtacagagaagggcagcagaaGCTGGGGACGATGACCTCATCCCATTTGGTGACCGGCCAACTGTGTCAAGGTTTGGGGCCATCTCACGTACTTCCAAAACGATGTACCAGAGTTCTGGCCCCATGCAGGCCATGGCGGTACAGGGAGCTTCCACCAAATCTATCAACATTTCAG ATTACAGTCCGTATGGAACTCATGGCGGCTGGGGAGCTTCTCCATATTCACCCCACCAAAACATACCTTCTCAGGGACGCTTCAGTGACAG GGAGAGATTGTCCATGTCAGATGTGGCCAGTCACGGGAAACCCTTGCCGTCAGCTGAGAGGGACCAGCAGCTCAGGCTGGAACTGCAGCAACTAAACCATCAGATCAGCCAGCAGACGCAGTTACGAGGACTGGAG GCTGTTAATAACAGGCTGCTGTTGCAGAGGGAGGCGACCACCCTGGCAGGCCAGCCACAGCCGCCACCTCATAAATGGCCTGCAATGATCTCAAGTGAACAGCTGAGTATGGAACTGCACCAGGTGGAAAGGGAAATCGGGAAGAGAACCCGTGAGCTGAGCATG GAGACCCAGTCTTCACTGGACATGAAAAGCAACCTGGGCACCAATAAACAGACAGAAAATGGACAACTAGAACCACAAAGCAAGGTTCCAGCTGAGGACCTCACACTGACATTCAG TGATGTTCCAAATGGATCAGTCTTGACACAAGAGAACATCAGCCTCCTGTCAAACAAGACCACATCTCTGAACCTGTCAGAGGACCCAGAGGGGGGAGGAGACCATCAGGACTCCCAGAGAACAGGAGTTGCACCCACCTCTTCTCCATGA
- the RC3H1 gene encoding roquin-1 isoform X5 gives MPVQAPQWTDFLSCPICTQTFDETIRKPISLGCGHTVCKMCLNKLHRKACPFDQTTINTDIDLLPVNSALLQLVGAQVPEQQPITLCSGAEDTKHYEEAKKCVEELALYLKPLSNARGVGLNSTTQSVLSRPMQRKLVTLVHCQLVEEEGRIRAMRAARSLGERTVTELILQHQNPQQLSSNLWAAVRARGCQFLGPAMQEEALKLVLLALEDGSALSRKVLVLFVVQRLEPRFPQASKTSIGHVVQLLYRASCFKVTKRDEDSSLMQLKEEFRTYEALRREHDSQIVQIAMEAGLRIAPDQWSSLLYGDQSHKSHMQSIIDKLQTPASFAQSVQELTIALQRTGDPANLNRLRPHLELLANIDPSPDAPPPTWEQLENGLVAVRTVVHGLVDYIQNHSKKGTDQQQPPQHSKYKTYMCRDMKQRGGCPRGASCTFAHSQEELEKFRKMNKRLVPRRPLSASLGQLNEVGLPSAAILSDEGAVDLPSRKSSALPNGIVSTGSTVTQLISRGTDSGYDSALKPGKIDHLSSSAPGSPPDLLESVPKSSISALPVNPHPVPPRGPTDLPPMSKQLQMVPRGSQLYPAQQGDVFYQDPRGSAPPFEPSPYPQGVYYPPQSSQCMSRFVRPPPSAPEPGGPYLDHYPPYLQDRMVNSQYGTQPQQYPPMGQPMYQHYESRRVYPSAQPYQREEIVRGSPVPIDIPHGAAPPYVPESRDRYQQVEGYYPVGPHLNQIRPYHREPYNRLPPPSQTHPSLDELHRRRKEIMAQLEERKVISPPPFAPSPTLTHPFHPEEYSDEDLKVAGKYKGNDYSQYSPWSCDTIGSYIGTKDAKPKDVVAAGSVEMANIDSKGMRDQRLDLQRRAAEAGDDDLIPFGDRPTVSRFGAISRTSKTMYQSSGPMQAMAVQGASTKSINISDYSPYGTHGGWGASPYSPHQNIPSQGRFSDRERLSMSDVASHGKPLPSAERDQQLRLELQQLNHQISQQTQLRGLEREATTLAGQPQPPPHKWPAMISSEQLSMELHQVEREIGKRTRELSMETQSSLDMKSNLGTNKQTENGQLEPQSKVPAEDLTLTFSDVPNGSVLTQENISLLSNKTTSLNLSEDPEGGGDHQDSQRTGVAPTSSP, from the exons ATGCCTGTACAAGCTCCACAATGGACGGATTTTCTCTCCTGCCCGATTTGCACACAAACTTTTGATGAAACGATCCGGAAGCCCATCAGCTTGGGCTGCGGCCACACTGTCTGCAAGATGTGCCTCAACAAGCTCCACCGTAAGGCATGCCCCTTCGACCAGACCACTATCAATACAGATATTGATCTCCTCCCTGTGAACTCAGCCTTGTTGCAGCTAGTGGGTGCTCAG GTTCCTGAGCAGCAGCCAATTACTTTGTGCAGTGGAGCAGAAGACACCAAACATTATGAGGAGGCCAAGAAATGTGTGGAAGAACTAGCATTGTACCTCAAACCACTCAGCAATGCAAGAG GTGTGGGTCTGAACAGTACCACTCAGAGTGTGCTAAGTCGCCCCATGCAGAGGAAGCTTGTAACGCTAGTTCACTGCCAGCTAGTAGAGGAAGAAGGGCGGATCAGGGCCATGCGTGCAGCACGGTCACTGGGTGAAAGAACAGTCACAGAGCTCATTCTTCAACATCAAAATCCCCAGCAACTCTCTTCCAACCTCTGGGCTGCAGTGAGGGCCAGGGGCTGCCAGTTCCTTGGGCCAG CAATGCAAGAGGAAGCACTGAAGCTGGTTCTGCTGGCTCTGGAAGATGGATCTGCTTTGTCACGAAAGGTCTTGGTTCTCTTTGTGGTGCAGAGATTGGAGCCACGATTTCCTCAAGCTTCTAAAACCAGCATTGGGCATGTTGTCCAGCTTCTTTACAGAGCCTCCTGCTTCAAG GTGACTAAACGTGATGAGGACTCCTCCCTGATGCAGTTGAAGGAGGAGTTTCGTACCTATGAAGCTCTGCGAAGGGAACATGATTCCCAGATTGTGCAGATTGCCATGGAAGCAGGTTTACGCATTGCACCGGATCAGTGGTCCTCGCTGCTATACGGAGATCAGTCCCACAAATCCCACATGCAGTCCATCATTGACAAG TTGCAGACCCCAGCCTCATTTGCACAGAGTGTTCAAGAACTAACCATTGCTCTCCAGAGGACTGGAGACCCAGCCAACCTGAACCGGCTTCGACCTCACCTAGAGCTCTTGGCAAATATTGACCCTAGTCCAG atgccccacccccaacatggGAACAACTAGAAAATGGATTAGTTGCTGTGAGGACAGTGGTACATGGACTAGTTGATTACATACAGAATCACAGCAAGAAAGGAACAGATCAGCAGCAG CCTCCTCAACACAGCAAGTATAAGACATACATGTGCCGAGACATGAAGCAGAGAGGAGGGTGTCCCCGTGGAGCCAGCTGCACCTTCGCACATTCACAGGAGGAATTAGAAAA ATTTCGTAAAATGAACAAACGCCTGGTTCCCAGAAGACCCCTGAGTGCCTCCTTGGGCCAGCTAAATGAGGTGGGCCTGCCTTCAGCAGCTATCCTCTCGGATGAAGGGGCAGTGGACTTGCCCAGTAGAAAATCCTCTGCCTTGCCGAATGGGATTGTGTCTACGGGCAGCACAGTGACGCAGCTTATCTCCCGAGGGACCGACTCCGGCTATGATTCTGCTCTGAAGCCAGGGAAGATCGACCACCTTAGCAGCAGTGCCCCTGGATCCCCTCCTGACTT GCTGGAGTCTGTCCCCAAGAGCTCTATTTCTGCCTTACCAGTGAACCCCCACCCTGTGCCCCCGAGAGGACCTACAGACCTGCCTCCAATGTCCAAGCAACTCCAAATGGTACCACGAGGGTCACAGTTGTATCCTGCTCAACAGGGAGATGTGTTTTATCAGGATCCTAGAGGATCTGCCCCACCATTTGAGCCATCACCTTATCCACAAG GTGTGTACTATCCTCCTCAGTCCTCACAGTGCATGTCTCGTTTTGTTCGACCTCCACCATCTGCTCCTGAACCTGGTGGTCCTTACTTAGACCATTACCCACCCTACCTTCAGGATCGTATGGTGAATTCGCAGTACGGCACACAGCCACAGCAGTATCCTCCCATGGGACAACCTATGTACCAACATTATGAGAGCCGGCGTGTGTACCCCTCTGCCCAACCATACCAGCGGGAAGAGATTGTCCGAGGAAGCCCTGTGCCCATTGACATTCCACATGGAGCTGCACCTCCCTACGTACCTGAATCCAGAGACCGATACCAGCAAGTGGAGGGTTATTATCCCGTGGGTCCACATCTCAATCAGATCAGACCATACCACAGA GAGCCTTATAACCGACTTCCACCTCCATCTCAAACCCATCCCAGCCTGGATGAGCTTCATCGCCGAAGGAAGGAAATCATGGCCCAGTTAGAAGAAAGGAAGGTGATCTCCCCACCTCCCTTTGCACCATCACCAACTTTGACTCACCCCTTCCACCCAGAGGAG tACTCGGATGAAGACCTGAAGGTAGCTGGGAAATACAAAGGAAATGATTATAGCCAGTACTCTCCTTGGTCGTGTGACACCATTGGCTCCTACATTGGAACCAAAGATGCAAAACCCAAAGATGTTGTGGCAGCAGGGAGTGTAGAGATGGCG AACATAGATAGTAAAGGCATGCGTGACCAGCGGTTGGActtacagagaagggcagcagaaGCTGGGGACGATGACCTCATCCCATTTGGTGACCGGCCAACTGTGTCAAGGTTTGGGGCCATCTCACGTACTTCCAAAACGATGTACCAGAGTTCTGGCCCCATGCAGGCCATGGCGGTACAGGGAGCTTCCACCAAATCTATCAACATTTCAG ATTACAGTCCGTATGGAACTCATGGCGGCTGGGGAGCTTCTCCATATTCACCCCACCAAAACATACCTTCTCAGGGACGCTTCAGTGACAG GGAGAGATTGTCCATGTCAGATGTGGCCAGTCACGGGAAACCCTTGCCGTCAGCTGAGAGGGACCAGCAGCTCAGGCTGGAACTGCAGCAACTAAACCATCAGATCAGCCAGCAGACGCAGTTACGAGGACTGGAG AGGGAGGCGACCACCCTGGCAGGCCAGCCACAGCCGCCACCTCATAAATGGCCTGCAATGATCTCAAGTGAACAGCTGAGTATGGAACTGCACCAGGTGGAAAGGGAAATCGGGAAGAGAACCCGTGAGCTGAGCATG GAGACCCAGTCTTCACTGGACATGAAAAGCAACCTGGGCACCAATAAACAGACAGAAAATGGACAACTAGAACCACAAAGCAAGGTTCCAGCTGAGGACCTCACACTGACATTCAG TGATGTTCCAAATGGATCAGTCTTGACACAAGAGAACATCAGCCTCCTGTCAAACAAGACCACATCTCTGAACCTGTCAGAGGACCCAGAGGGGGGAGGAGACCATCAGGACTCCCAGAGAACAGGAGTTGCACCCACCTCTTCTCCATGA